A region of Lycium barbarum isolate Lr01 chromosome 1, ASM1917538v2, whole genome shotgun sequence DNA encodes the following proteins:
- the LOC132613480 gene encoding uncharacterized protein LOC132613480, producing MRRRELEFAIGDKVFLKVSRMKGVVQFGSKGKLSPRFIGPYKILRRIGKVAYELKLPSEMAMVHPVFHISILRLYKPDPSHVLNHDEIEINEGLSYEEEPVQVLDCQVRRLRTKDMASVKVLWRNHNIEEAT from the coding sequence ATGCGACGTCGCGAGCTAGAGTTTGCAATAGGTGACAAGGTGTTCCTAAAGGTGTCACGAATGAAAGGAGTTGTGCAGTTTGGTAgtaagggtaagcttagccctcgtTTTATTGGTCCATACAAGATTTTGAGAAGAATTGGGAAAGTGGCTTACGAGTTGAAGTTACCATCTGAGATGGCTATGGTACACcctgtgtttcacatttcgatatTGAGGTTGTACAAGCCTGACCCTTCTCATGTCTTGAATCACGACGAGATTGAAATCAATGAAGGGTTGTCTTATGAAGAGGAACCTGTGCAAGTCTTAGATTGTCAAGTTAGGAGGTTGAGAACGAAAGATATGGCTTcggttaaagtcctgtggcgtaATCATAATATTGAAGAAGCTACTTAG